The following proteins are encoded in a genomic region of Vanessa tameamea isolate UH-Manoa-2023 chromosome 4, ilVanTame1 primary haplotype, whole genome shotgun sequence:
- the LOC113394778 gene encoding uncharacterized protein LOC113394778 yields MDIDLKLKKQVSSDQLNALLDFLKEHKELAKGLIRGRRGKLNTLKLWNLCAKKLNVLKDGATKDGKGWSKYWCDWKYRVRRRALEQKSSKQSKNFSLENSTPLSTLEEEILKLIGPGALDTVVIKLDPLAETDIDEADNIIEKNSHAEYTGTQPKLISGRKRRHTSRDLDDSDNIREISCDRKPELPANIDDSDHNDAKEFLRLEKEKLEYAKKSQESLQTISSEITRLADVMSHIRDVLINNRINV; encoded by the exons atggaCATAG atttaaaattaaaaaagcaagtCAGTTCTGACCAACTAAACGCATTATTGGATTTCTTGAAAGAGCATAAGGAGCTGGCCAAAGGTTTGATCAGAGGCCGACGTGGAAAACTAAATACATTGAAATTGTGGAATCTGTGTGCTAAAAAACTTAATGTACTTAAGGATGGTGCAACAAAAGATGGAAAAGGTTGGTCAAAG TATTGGTGTGACTGGAAATACAGAGTGCGAAGGCGAGCTCTGGAACAAAAATCCTCTAAACAAAGCAAAAATTTCTCTCTGGAAAATTCTACACCCTTATCAACACTGGAAgaagaaattttgaaattaatcgGCCCGGGTGCTTTAGATACTGTAGTGATAAAATTGGATCCTTTAGCAGAGACg GATATCGATGAAGCTGATaacataatagaaaaaaattcaCATGCTGAATATAcag GAACACAACCGAAGTTAATAAGTGGCAGAAAAAGACGACATACATCTAGAGATCTTGATGATTCAGACAACATTAGAGAGATTTCCTGTGATAGAAAACCTGAGCTACCTGCCAATATAGATGATTCAG aTCACAATGATGCAAAAGAATTTTTGCGTTTGGAAAAAGAAAAGTTGGAATATGCTAAAAAATCTCAAGAATCATTACAAACAATATCTTCTGAAATAACAAGGCTTGCTGATGTCATGAGTCATATCAGAGATGTATTAATCAATAatagaataaatgtttaa
- the Cngb gene encoding cyclic nucleotide-gated cation channel beta-1 isoform X2, whose amino-acid sequence MFNRFKRHTVHPSSTDSQLAKSAIASGPFDSWGTPEATPTRTIIRETHSIESTTTIKDEKEERKKVHFFRSESIEHFKLETRITDYETELKDLYDDDDDDESVETYEIKPEKPVKKVQLVETLQFDPPSPMQWKKFKGFKLLPFFDPSKTIDSQSKSYIAWLLLVTFCYSYNAWCIALRASFPYQTPANLAWWMTADYFCDAIYLLDVMFFKPRKMYLHEGFMVKDTVETKKNYQKKLQYKFDVLSLLPLDILYLYFGTEMVILRLPRLLKLQTFWEFHRAMDRVLHCPYVVRVGKTLFYIFYLIHLNACAYYLMSSYIGLGSDGWVYDNRGNAYIRCFYFATKTATSIGKNPKPEKPAEYLFMTAAWLMGVFVFALLIGQIRDIIATATKVRTEYRMSVDACSWYLRKLNLPLSVQRRIACWFNFTWNQQRCFDESRILNLLPYNMKRDVALYVHMSILSQVQLFRDCSSSLLRDLVLQLKPVSYLPGDVVVRRGDVGHHMYIVKSGECLVMSADEKEVVAFLKTGSVFGEISLLGIEGLRRRTATVRSRGYSTLFVLSRDDLDSALEYHKEAAQILRLRADQIIRENAARQATQAEPPAGRRRRRLAAHARLQKTYTVFMSVAEPDLPRDLFPDE is encoded by the exons ATGTTCAACAGATTCAAAAGG caCACGGTTCATCCGTCGTCCACCGACAGCCAGCTTGCGAAGTCAGCCATTGCTAGTGGGCCTTTCGATTCATGGGGGACTCCTGAGGCCACTCCGACGCGcactat AATAAGAGAAACCCATTCAATCGAATCAACGACCACGATAAAAGATGAAAAGGAAGAACGTAAGAA GGTTCATTTCTTCCGGAGCGAATCCATTGAACATTTCAAGCTGGAGACAAGAATCACGGATTATGAAACGGAATTAAAAGACCtctatgatgatgatgatgatgatgaatcagtcGAAACCTATGAGATAAA gCCTGAAAAACCAGTGAAGAAAGTGCAGTTGGTGGAAACGCTCCAATTTGACCCGCCTTCTCCAATGCAGTGGAAAAAATTCAAAGGTTTTAAATTGCTGCCGTTTTTCGATCCTTCGAAAACTATCGACTCTCaaa GCAAGAGCTACATAGCTTGGCTCCTCCTCGTCACGTTCTGCTACAGCTACAACGCCTGGTGTATCGCTCTCCGCGCCTCTTTCCCTTACCAAACTCCGGCGAACCTCGCCTGGTGGATGACGGCCGACTATTTCTGCGATGCGATTTATTTGCTCGACGTGATGTTCTTTAAACCACGGAAGATGTATCTGCACGAAGGGTTCATGGTTAAGGATACGGTAGAGACCAAGAAAAACTATCAGAAGAAGCTGCAATATAAA TTCGACGTTTTGTCTCTTCTGCCGTTGGATATTTTGTACCTATACTTTGGTACCGAGATGGTGATCCTGCGCCTTCCGAGGTTACTGAAATTGCAAACGTTCTGGGAATTCCACCGCGCAATGGACCGGGTTTTACATTGTCCTTAtgtg GTGCGTGTCGGTAAAACATTGTTCTACATCTTCTACTTGATCCACCTGAACGCGTGCGCGTATTACCTGATGAGCTCCTACATCGGGCTCGGCTCCGACGGCTGGGTGTACGACAACCGGGGCAACGCTTACATCCGCTGTTTCTATTTCGCTACCAAGACCGCGACTTCCATCG GCAAGAACCCGAAGCCGGAAAAACCTGCGGAGTATCTGTTCATGACGGCAGCTTGGCTGATGGGCGTGTTCGTGTTCGCACTGCTCATTGGTCAGATAAGAGATATCATCGCTACGGCTACTAAAGTGAGG ACTGAATATCGCATGAGCGTTGACGCCTGTTCCTGGTACTTGCGCAAGCTGAACTTGCCGCTCTCTGTACAGCGTCGCATAGCTTGCTGGTTTAACTTCACCTGGAACCAGCAGCGGTGCTTCG ATGAATCGAGAATTTTGAACTTGCTCCCTTACAACATGAAACGAGACGTAGCTCTTTATGTGCACATGTCGATTTTGAGTCAG GTGCAGCTGTTCCGCGACTGCTCGTCGTCGCTGCTGCGCGACCTGGTGCTGCAGCTGAAGCCCGTGTCCTACCTGCCGGGCGACGTGGTGGTGCGGCGCGGGGACGTCGGCCACCACATGTACATCGTCAAGAGCGGGGAGTGCCTA GTGATGTCAGCTGATGAGAAGGAAGTTGTAGCGTTTTTGAAGACTGGTTCGGTATTTGGAGAAATAAGTTTGCTCGGGATTGAAGGCCTACGACGTCGGACTGCTACTGTTAG ATCCCGCGGATACTCCACTCTGTTCGTGCTGTCGCGCGACGACCTCGACTCCGCGCTCGAATACCACAAGGAGGCGGCTCAGATCCTGCGCCTGCGCGCCGACCAGATCATTCGGGAGAACGCGGCGCGGCAGGCGACGCAGGCGGAGCCGCCCGcgggccgccgccgccgccgcctcgCCGCCCACGCGCGCCTGCAG AAAACGTACACGGTCTTTATGTCCGTCGCTGAACCTGATCTGCCGAGAGATCTCTTCCCCGATGAATAA
- the Cngb gene encoding cyclic nucleotide-gated cation channel beta-1 isoform X1, whose product MEIEVDVHTVHPSSTDSQLAKSAIASGPFDSWGTPEATPTRTIIRETHSIESTTTIKDEKEERKKVHFFRSESIEHFKLETRITDYETELKDLYDDDDDDESVETYEIKPEKPVKKVQLVETLQFDPPSPMQWKKFKGFKLLPFFDPSKTIDSQSKSYIAWLLLVTFCYSYNAWCIALRASFPYQTPANLAWWMTADYFCDAIYLLDVMFFKPRKMYLHEGFMVKDTVETKKNYQKKLQYKFDVLSLLPLDILYLYFGTEMVILRLPRLLKLQTFWEFHRAMDRVLHCPYVVRVGKTLFYIFYLIHLNACAYYLMSSYIGLGSDGWVYDNRGNAYIRCFYFATKTATSIGKNPKPEKPAEYLFMTAAWLMGVFVFALLIGQIRDIIATATKVRTEYRMSVDACSWYLRKLNLPLSVQRRIACWFNFTWNQQRCFDESRILNLLPYNMKRDVALYVHMSILSQVQLFRDCSSSLLRDLVLQLKPVSYLPGDVVVRRGDVGHHMYIVKSGECLVMSADEKEVVAFLKTGSVFGEISLLGIEGLRRRTATVRSRGYSTLFVLSRDDLDSALEYHKEAAQILRLRADQIIRENAARQATQAEPPAGRRRRRLAAHARLQKTYTVFMSVAEPDLPRDLFPDE is encoded by the exons ATGGAAATAGAAGTAGATGTG caCACGGTTCATCCGTCGTCCACCGACAGCCAGCTTGCGAAGTCAGCCATTGCTAGTGGGCCTTTCGATTCATGGGGGACTCCTGAGGCCACTCCGACGCGcactat AATAAGAGAAACCCATTCAATCGAATCAACGACCACGATAAAAGATGAAAAGGAAGAACGTAAGAA GGTTCATTTCTTCCGGAGCGAATCCATTGAACATTTCAAGCTGGAGACAAGAATCACGGATTATGAAACGGAATTAAAAGACCtctatgatgatgatgatgatgatgaatcagtcGAAACCTATGAGATAAA gCCTGAAAAACCAGTGAAGAAAGTGCAGTTGGTGGAAACGCTCCAATTTGACCCGCCTTCTCCAATGCAGTGGAAAAAATTCAAAGGTTTTAAATTGCTGCCGTTTTTCGATCCTTCGAAAACTATCGACTCTCaaa GCAAGAGCTACATAGCTTGGCTCCTCCTCGTCACGTTCTGCTACAGCTACAACGCCTGGTGTATCGCTCTCCGCGCCTCTTTCCCTTACCAAACTCCGGCGAACCTCGCCTGGTGGATGACGGCCGACTATTTCTGCGATGCGATTTATTTGCTCGACGTGATGTTCTTTAAACCACGGAAGATGTATCTGCACGAAGGGTTCATGGTTAAGGATACGGTAGAGACCAAGAAAAACTATCAGAAGAAGCTGCAATATAAA TTCGACGTTTTGTCTCTTCTGCCGTTGGATATTTTGTACCTATACTTTGGTACCGAGATGGTGATCCTGCGCCTTCCGAGGTTACTGAAATTGCAAACGTTCTGGGAATTCCACCGCGCAATGGACCGGGTTTTACATTGTCCTTAtgtg GTGCGTGTCGGTAAAACATTGTTCTACATCTTCTACTTGATCCACCTGAACGCGTGCGCGTATTACCTGATGAGCTCCTACATCGGGCTCGGCTCCGACGGCTGGGTGTACGACAACCGGGGCAACGCTTACATCCGCTGTTTCTATTTCGCTACCAAGACCGCGACTTCCATCG GCAAGAACCCGAAGCCGGAAAAACCTGCGGAGTATCTGTTCATGACGGCAGCTTGGCTGATGGGCGTGTTCGTGTTCGCACTGCTCATTGGTCAGATAAGAGATATCATCGCTACGGCTACTAAAGTGAGG ACTGAATATCGCATGAGCGTTGACGCCTGTTCCTGGTACTTGCGCAAGCTGAACTTGCCGCTCTCTGTACAGCGTCGCATAGCTTGCTGGTTTAACTTCACCTGGAACCAGCAGCGGTGCTTCG ATGAATCGAGAATTTTGAACTTGCTCCCTTACAACATGAAACGAGACGTAGCTCTTTATGTGCACATGTCGATTTTGAGTCAG GTGCAGCTGTTCCGCGACTGCTCGTCGTCGCTGCTGCGCGACCTGGTGCTGCAGCTGAAGCCCGTGTCCTACCTGCCGGGCGACGTGGTGGTGCGGCGCGGGGACGTCGGCCACCACATGTACATCGTCAAGAGCGGGGAGTGCCTA GTGATGTCAGCTGATGAGAAGGAAGTTGTAGCGTTTTTGAAGACTGGTTCGGTATTTGGAGAAATAAGTTTGCTCGGGATTGAAGGCCTACGACGTCGGACTGCTACTGTTAG ATCCCGCGGATACTCCACTCTGTTCGTGCTGTCGCGCGACGACCTCGACTCCGCGCTCGAATACCACAAGGAGGCGGCTCAGATCCTGCGCCTGCGCGCCGACCAGATCATTCGGGAGAACGCGGCGCGGCAGGCGACGCAGGCGGAGCCGCCCGcgggccgccgccgccgccgcctcgCCGCCCACGCGCGCCTGCAG AAAACGTACACGGTCTTTATGTCCGTCGCTGAACCTGATCTGCCGAGAGATCTCTTCCCCGATGAATAA